In Miscanthus floridulus cultivar M001 unplaced genomic scaffold, ASM1932011v1 fs_518_2_3, whole genome shotgun sequence, the sequence TCGTaacgagtcgagccagccacgagccgagcgagctaatgagcttcgagtttttcgtccagccttagctggttcatatcgttgctggttcacgaagaagtactgctggctggtttgtgtgagagaaaaatactgttccggctagaaatttacgatcgtttataaTAAGCCTCGACTAAACGAACATGCTGAAAATTATCTCAAGGGGAGCTTATAGTCTTTGAAGGAGAAGTTCATTAGCCGCACCTTACAATTGTGCTTAAAAAACACTCTTAGTTTATTCCATCCCTACCTAATATCCGGGCCTCTAAGATGGACGTGCAACGAGCATGGGTCCTACCTTATATAAAAAAAAACGAGCATGGTCCTCACAGTCATAGTACTCTGGCCTTCTTGAATCGTGATTGATTTTCTTATAGGCTGTATGTACGCTTGACGGGCCTAGGTCTTTTTAAATACAGGTTGTAAAATTTTAAGACGTCACATTAGGTATCACATTTGATATCACGtggggtgtttaaatactaataaaaaaattacagctataagacaaatttattaagcctaacgaatttatcattagcacatgtgttactgtagcaccatattatcaaatcatagactaattaagtTTAAAAGATTCGGCTCATAAATTAATcataaactatataattaattatttttaagtctatatttaatacttacgAAAAGAACTAAACAATGCCTTCGTAGAAGGAAAAGAACCGAACAGCCCATCATTCTAGCAACAGGCTAAAATGATACGATAGGGCCCACGAGGCCACGAGCATCGCTTTTGCGATCCGCGGCTATATAAGGGACACAGGCACTCCATCAGTCGCGCACTCGCGCCACAGGCAACACACACCTCAATCTTGTCCGGTTGTCCCATCCCAGCTAAAGCAAAACCACCCGGAGCCCGAGCTGATCATCATTCCTTTCACGACACAAAGAAAGCACCAAGAAGAATCCCCTCCGTCGACGACGAAGGCGATGACGATGAGGCCGCTGCGGCAGTTCGTCCAGTACCTCCTCCCCGCCGTCTTCGTGCTCGCGCTCATCGGCTGCCACGTGGGCGGCGCCAGCGCGACGGTGGTGACGACGTGCAGGGCGGCGGCGGACAGCGACGCGCGCGTGGACTACGGCTTCTGCGTGGCCGAGCTGGGCATGCACCGCGAGAGCCCCGACGCCGACACCTGGGGCCTCGCCAAGGTGGCCGCGCTGACGGGCGTCAACAACGCCGACAACGCCGTGTACGACATCAAGGCCCTGCTCGCCAAGACGCGAGGCGCGGACGGCCCGACGCGCGCGGCGCTGGAGAAGTGCGGGAGGCTGTACGACTCCGTCGGGTTCGCGTTCGCCGAGGTGGACGACGAGATCAACAACCGCCGCTACGCCGCCGGAAAGGGGAAGGTCGCGGAGGCCGTGTCCCTCGCGCGGCAGTGCGACGACGCCCTCGCCAAGGCCGCCGCCGTTCCGTCGCCGCTGGCGCAGCACAGCTCGTACAACGTGCGGATTGCTAATATCTGCACCGCCATCACGAACCTCATCAAGTGAATGAATACTGTACTATATAGTAGTAGGATATAGTACTGTATAATTACGGGAACAGGAGCACTTTGGTGCATCCAGAATATAAATAACGTGGTCGATCGAGTTGACAGGTGACAAGACTTTAAAGTTTGTACACCTTTGGAAAACTTTGTACAAATAATTAAAAAGGAGCTTTGTTATTCTGCGTCTTCTCCACTCTCCCCAATTATTTTGGCTATTCCGGTCTCAGATTGAAAAAAGATATCACCTTTCCTTACATTTTTGCAAACGGTAATGCTGACGGACacgcctgccccccccccccccccccccctctcgtgCGCCCGCGGCCTCGTGCCTCACGTGCCCCACCCGAGCTTCGTGCCTCATGTCGTGCGCGGCTCTCGTCTCACGTCGTCCGCGCCTCGCCCCGCTTACGCCTCCCGCTGCGCTCCTCCGCACCTCGCGCCTCCCACTCGAACTCGCGCTGCGCACAACCGAGGCCCAACCTCTGCACCGTGGCAACGAGCTCCGTGTCGGCACCAGGCACCGTGTCAACGAGCGTCCATGGGGCAGTaagtagatgagcacatgttGTAACCGTATGTTTCAtacgtttcagatgtatgttgtatatgtttggtctagacgttgcaaaagtagatttggtgttgcatatgttgcaataactATGCATGTACGTtgcaagtgtatttttaaatgtttcagttgtttcagacgtctgttgcaagtgtgtttatctgtatgttgcatatgctatacatgtatgttgcaagtgtatgtttagctgtttcaaacgtatgttgctaGTGTTTTATctgcatgttgcatatgttgcagtgcccATACACAtacattgcaaacatatgttataaatgttttatctgtttcggacgtatgttgcagcaaATGCTCTATGTAACAAGTGTTTCGTGAGCAGACGCGACAAGGGGGCGCAGGCAAAGGTGGTCCCCTCGGGTGCAGCGATCCCCGCGTGCACGCGGGAAGTGAAGCGGGTGCGGCAGTAGGCGCGAAGCACAAAGCTGTATCTCTATAGGCATGCAACAAGCGCGGAGCACAAAGCTGAATCCATGGGTGGGCAGCAGGCACGGAGCATGAAGCTACATCCATGGGCAGGTAGTAGGCGCAGAGCATGAGGTGAAGCAGAGCACAAAGCTGCATTTATAGGCGCCCTGAGAAAACGGGTGGGCAATAGGCGTAGGCGCGGGCGTCCGGACGTCCGAACACTAGTCTCTCCATTTTGTAAAAAACGGAATTGAGATGTAAAAACACAACTCTAGTATATTCTCTTTTCTTAAATTTCTTTTCTCAATCTTTTAAAGTCATCCCTCCTTCTCTCAAACAAAGGGCAAGAAGTAGTAATTTTTCTCAaccccttttctttcttcttctccactGATGTTTCAAGCCCACATTATAAAGCCAGCGGCATAGGCGTCATGCCGCCGACACTGTGTTGTCGCACCCAATGCGGGGCGGGCCGCCCCATTGTGCCACTGCCATGCCTCGTCTGGCTGTGCCCCATGCCACGCTTTGCAGGCGAGCTCCGCGCTGCCGGCACTGTGTTGTCGCACCCAATGCGGGGCGGTCCGCCCCCATTGTGCCGCTGCCATGCCTCGCGCGGTTGTGCCCCATGCCACGCTGGGCAGCCGAGCTTGCGGGAATGGTCACACCGCCAAGTTGCCGCACCGGGTGGTCAAACTCGTAGGCCGGCCGCGTCGGGCGGGCGAGAACGCGCCGTCGCTCTGATGGTCAAACTCTTAGGCGCGCTGTCTTTAGATATAGGGGATTGAATTTTCTTAATCTAGTAGAGTTCCTCTTAAATGTTTTATATCTCTATTTTCAAAACACTAGTCTTGGGAACTAATAGTGAAATAGGCTCTCTCAACACACAATTTTATTTACTGTTTTATAGACTTGTAACATTCAATTATTGTATCGTGGACTTTGTAGCCATTTGATATTATTATAAATATCAACATATTAGAAAACAATCATATTGGTTTACCGTATATATGTGACCATATCTTATATTACAAGTAAACATAGTATATGAAAATTGCGCCCATACTTTATATGCATTGATCTGTTTCTATTTTAATATTATGACACGAGAATTAAGGAATTCATGAAACCAAATATAATAAAACTGGAAATGACCATGGATCGAAACCTATATGTACTTCAAAACAAGATGACAAGAATGAGAAGTTTTGCATAATTTTGAAAAGGAGCTAGTGCAATGCGAAAAGAAGCATAGGTGAAATTCCCATTTGATTACCatagttttataaaaatatagaaaGGTAGCAGAACAAACTCGAGCGTAGAGTTTGGGCACACTGAAATTTGTGGATCCCAATTTTCCCCAAGCTGCCGACACAAATCGGTTTGCCTCAAATGAATTTGCCTTTCATTTGGTTGAAACCCATATACTCCGCTTTGTTGAATTCCTCCTCTCATCATCTCGGGTTGCAGATTTCTCTTGGTAGAAATGCAAGAAGTTCATTCGTCTAGATGCTTGATGCTGACATGCAGTGATGCTCATCGGCAACGAAAAACAGGGAGTGTCAACAATTGATGATGATGCAGGACTGCAGGTGCCACATGCATCTATTAGCTCTTTGAACCAAATTTAATGATGGTATTGGAAGCTTACATTGCGTCGGCGGATTGGATGCACACCGTCGCGTCGTTATCCATGTTCGACTTTCCTTTATTCAGTCTTGGACTTAAATTTTAGTGAAAAGATAACCCTACCCTATTGTGATCTTTTATTTGTTTCTCTGGAGAGTGACATCCTTAAAATAATTCGCAGAAGTGCAGCTGAAACAACATCACACCCGTTCCCTGGAGTTAAAAGTCCTTAGAATTAGAACGCATTCATTTTTACAGGAATTTTATATTGTAAAAAAACGAAGGAATCAAATCAAAAGGGCCTAAATAAAACTGAAATCCTTGAAGCATGTGCGGAGAGTTGCTTAAACCGCCCGGACACTGCTGGCCGGCGGCGGCCGTGGGTTTGCATAAAGCTCTCTCTGATTGACACCGGTGGCGTCGCTTTGCATAAAGCTGCGTGGGGGCGCCCGATCGAGTGCAACGCGCGCGCGCGTTGCCGCTCCAGCGCGCTCCTGGTCAAGCACAAGCACAAAAGGCCCGCCGGCCGTTCCTTATCGTTACCGGCGACGACACGTACGTGCACGCACGTCGACAGCAGCTGGTGGCGCGTACAGCGTCCGTTCGCGCGGCCGCCGTCCTTGTCGTTCCTCTCATCTCCGATCCTTGTCATCAGCGAAAGGTGAAGCGGACAGGACGCTAGCTATCCGGTCCGGCTGCGGCTGGCTCGGCCTCGGCCGAAAAGGAATGGCGTGCTAGCTGATTCGTTTGTGCTAACGCGAAGCAAAAAGAGGATTAGATCCCGCTGCCCCCTTCGTGCAGTGCAGATAGCTGTTGCTTCAAGCGAAAGGCATGTGTGTGGAGTGTGCTGTGGCTAGTAATCCCAGCCTGCACACAGCTTACTG encodes:
- the LOC136532064 gene encoding pectinesterase inhibitor 8-like, which codes for MTMRPLRQFVQYLLPAVFVLALIGCHVGGASATVVTTCRAAADSDARVDYGFCVAELGMHRESPDADTWGLAKVAALTGVNNADNAVYDIKALLAKTRGADGPTRAALEKCGRLYDSVGFAFAEVDDEINNRRYAAGKGKVAEAVSLARQCDDALAKAAAVPSPLAQHSSYNVRIANICTAITNLIK